A single genomic interval of Candidatus Babeliales bacterium harbors:
- a CDS encoding WD40 repeat domain-containing protein has product MKRFLKLLVVLALCPTLVRATSLNGTASIVYQDKHYVFRNFNTAKGYVRLNNGFTILAGQSAGLDTFVTVSGAIDLRTTGSLDLRGDLFLDAHVTWSSSGKIYGRGNAIHLSGPLSLPTDTIVQFIDDTVIDGHGNTLTLGAHAQLLLASDVSLTLKNMTIQTTRNSSNIPIIRCFDQKGHVTLDNVELALADDFPFRTGRMFFNNDVIVTGTSCFIYQSWMQSYVLPHSLLTFDPGTTLYYYPSSTTKSLIQQQDKSAGIYLNGSSTTLQTTHTGMRLSKGRFWLDNKVTVSTRASTVANGFVQLITASYGSRVRSVDWSPDGRYLAVGGTGPTNGMEFQIYRFNGSTLTYVTGDNWTGGGAEVWRVRWHPNGRFVAAVGEATNDVRIYSFDGTALTTLDVTDLTTSGQVRGVAWSPSGDFLLFGIDNDNPSDEIQVYRFDGNSLTFVDSADMNVTSASARGLSWHPSGKFFCVSGNAGALSTETRVYSFNGTSISIVQASNAGQSGRSAEFSQDGLYFAIAMNMISGGDSRLTMCSFTGASFSVVQDIVYSGGNDNFLEVRWSPDGQYLVGGGKSPTDGNELKFYQFTRPGTLTEIASYDYGTSINGVAWSNDGKYIAIGGETSTGGHDEIEVWTVSYRFDTTTQALTNGLVLGNSTAGSSFDLDTYVLSDATINLAGQLMYDSTS; this is encoded by the coding sequence ATGAAGCGATTTTTAAAATTATTAGTGGTGCTTGCGTTGTGCCCAACGCTGGTACGTGCAACGAGTTTGAACGGTACCGCAAGCATTGTGTACCAAGACAAGCATTATGTCTTTCGTAATTTTAATACGGCAAAAGGCTATGTCCGCTTGAACAATGGTTTTACTATTTTGGCTGGCCAGTCTGCCGGTTTGGATACCTTTGTGACCGTTTCTGGCGCTATCGATTTACGCACTACCGGCTCGCTCGATTTGCGTGGTGATTTATTTTTAGACGCTCATGTAACGTGGTCAAGTAGTGGCAAAATTTATGGCCGTGGCAATGCCATACATCTTAGTGGCCCTTTGAGCTTGCCAACCGATACTATTGTACAATTTATTGACGATACCGTTATTGACGGTCATGGTAACACGTTAACGCTTGGTGCGCATGCACAATTGTTGCTTGCTTCAGATGTTTCGCTAACGCTCAAAAATATGACCATTCAAACAACGCGCAACAGCTCCAATATTCCCATCATTCGTTGTTTTGACCAAAAGGGGCATGTGACACTTGATAACGTTGAGCTGGCGTTGGCAGATGATTTTCCGTTTAGGACCGGTCGCATGTTTTTTAATAATGACGTCATAGTGACCGGTACGTCATGTTTTATTTATCAATCGTGGATGCAAAGCTATGTTCTGCCACATTCGCTTTTGACCTTCGATCCAGGCACTACGCTGTATTACTACCCAAGTTCAACAACAAAAAGTTTGATTCAGCAGCAAGACAAATCGGCAGGAATTTATTTGAACGGCAGTTCAACGACGTTGCAAACAACGCATACCGGCATGCGCTTGAGTAAGGGTCGCTTCTGGTTGGATAACAAAGTAACGGTCAGTACACGAGCAAGCACCGTTGCGAATGGCTTTGTGCAACTTATAACAGCAAGTTATGGCAGCCGTGTGCGTTCGGTAGATTGGAGCCCAGATGGTAGATATTTGGCTGTTGGTGGTACTGGCCCAACAAATGGTATGGAATTTCAAATTTACCGTTTCAATGGCTCAACGCTGACGTACGTTACCGGTGATAACTGGACTGGTGGTGGGGCAGAAGTGTGGCGTGTTCGTTGGCACCCAAATGGTCGCTTTGTCGCAGCTGTTGGTGAAGCAACCAACGATGTAAGAATATATAGTTTTGATGGTACAGCGCTTACAACGCTTGACGTGACAGACCTTACAACGAGTGGGCAAGTGCGAGGTGTTGCTTGGAGTCCTTCTGGAGACTTTCTTTTGTTTGGTATTGATAATGATAATCCTTCTGATGAAATTCAAGTTTATCGATTTGATGGTAACTCGTTAACATTTGTTGATAGTGCGGATATGAATGTGACTTCAGCTTCAGCTCGCGGTCTTTCGTGGCATCCCAGTGGCAAGTTCTTTTGTGTTTCTGGCAATGCGGGAGCGCTGAGTACTGAAACGCGTGTGTATAGTTTTAATGGAACTTCTATTTCTATTGTTCAGGCATCAAATGCTGGGCAATCTGGACGTTCTGCTGAATTCAGTCAGGATGGGCTTTATTTTGCGATAGCAATGAACATGATAAGCGGAGGGGATTCGCGGCTGACGATGTGTTCATTTACAGGAGCCTCATTTAGTGTTGTGCAGGATATTGTTTACAGTGGTGGCAATGATAATTTTCTTGAAGTCCGTTGGAGCCCTGATGGGCAGTATTTGGTGGGTGGGGGAAAATCGCCAACCGATGGCAATGAGCTTAAATTTTATCAGTTCACGCGGCCAGGAACATTAACTGAAATTGCCAGCTACGACTACGGAACATCAATTAATGGTGTTGCGTGGAGCAACGATGGTAAATATATTGCCATTGGTGGTGAAACTTCTACTGGTGGCCACGACGAGATAGAAGTCTGGACCGTTTCGTATCGTTTTGACACAACAACTCAAGCATTGACAAACGGTCTTGTGCTTGGCAATTCAACTGCTGGTTCTTCGTTTGATTTGGATACCTACGTTCTGAGTGATGCCACCATTAATTTGGCAGGCCAGCTGATGTACGACTCAACAAGTTAG
- a CDS encoding WD40 repeat domain-containing protein, with product MNRFVKLLAVLVLCPTLAQATSLTGTVTQVYQDKHYVFRNFNTAKGFVRLNNGFTILAGQSAALDTFVTVSGAIDLRTTGSLDLRGDLFLDAHVTWSSSGKIYGRGNTIHLGGPLSLPTDTVLEFIDDTIVDGDGHTLTLGAHAQLLLASDVSLTLKNMTIQTTRNSSHIPIIRCFDQKGHVTLDNVELALADDFAFRTGRMFFNNDVIVTGTSCFIYQSWMQSYVGPQSLLTFDPNTTLYYYPSTPDKDLIQLQSKSAGIYLKGSATTLQATHTGMRLSKGRLWLDNKVTVSTRANTDASAFTQVATASYGTQVDSIDWSKDGRYLAVGGVGPTNGNEFQIYKFNGSSLTYVTGDNWTGGGAEVYMVRWHPNGQLVVAVGDATNDVRIYRFDGTTLTTIAAISLTTVGFVKCVEWHPSGEYLLFGIDQDEFSDELRIYSFKANKLTFLDSDDMGTSGGPGLYPRVNDCAWHPRGFHFMIACSNQVDLDQARLYSFNGSSITLVSSQDNGNAAVSTEFMPDGSHFVLAQVNAAATAYVINMFRFNTTSFTLVDTLTYGGKPYVRWSPDGQNLVAGGAFPSSGGELKLYQFTRPSTLTEVTSYDYGAGASINSVAWSRDSKYIAIGGDTPGAGHDEIEVYSVYYRFDTSTQALTNGLILGKSASGATFDLDTYVLSGATVNLAGQLMYDSTS from the coding sequence ATGAACCGTTTTGTAAAATTATTAGCGGTGCTTGTGTTGTGCCCAACGCTCGCGCAAGCAACAAGTTTAACAGGCACGGTAACGCAAGTTTATCAAGATAAACATTATGTGTTTCGTAATTTTAATACGGCAAAAGGCTTTGTTCGCTTGAACAACGGCTTTACTATTTTGGCCGGCCAGTCTGCAGCATTGGACACGTTTGTAACCGTTTCAGGTGCTATTGATTTGCGCACTACCGGTTCGTTGGATTTACGTGGAGATTTATTTTTAGACGCTCATGTAACGTGGTCAAGCAGCGGCAAAATTTATGGGCGAGGCAACACAATTCATTTGGGCGGTCCATTGAGCTTGCCAACGGACACGGTTTTAGAATTTATTGACGATACCATTGTTGATGGCGATGGGCACACGTTAACACTTGGTGCGCATGCGCAGCTCTTGCTTGCTTCAGATGTTTCGTTGACGCTGAAAAATATGACTATTCAAACAACGCGCAACAGTTCACACATTCCTATCATTCGTTGCTTTGACCAAAAAGGACATGTGACATTAGACAATGTTGAATTAGCGCTAGCAGATGATTTTGCGTTTAGAACCGGGCGCATGTTTTTTAATAACGATGTTATAGTTACCGGTACTTCCTGTTTTATTTATCAATCGTGGATGCAAAGTTATGTTGGGCCTCAGTCATTATTGACTTTTGATCCGAATACAACGTTGTACTACTATCCAAGTACGCCGGACAAAGATTTAATACAGCTGCAAAGCAAATCTGCGGGTATTTATTTGAAAGGCTCTGCTACAACGTTGCAGGCTACGCATACTGGTATGCGTTTGAGTAAGGGGCGATTGTGGTTGGACAACAAAGTGACGGTGAGCACGCGAGCAAATACCGATGCCAGTGCTTTTACTCAGGTAGCAACCGCTTCATATGGTACGCAAGTTGATTCGATTGATTGGAGCAAAGACGGTAGATATTTGGCTGTTGGTGGGGTTGGCCCAACAAATGGTAACGAATTTCAAATTTACAAATTTAACGGGTCGTCGTTAACGTATGTTACTGGTGACAATTGGACCGGTGGGGGCGCGGAAGTTTATATGGTTCGTTGGCATCCAAATGGCCAATTAGTTGTTGCCGTGGGTGATGCAACTAACGATGTACGTATTTATAGGTTTGACGGAACAACCCTCACTACCATCGCTGCGATAAGTTTGACAACTGTTGGTTTTGTAAAATGTGTTGAATGGCATCCATCTGGAGAATACCTTTTGTTTGGTATTGATCAAGATGAGTTTAGTGATGAGTTACGAATTTATTCTTTTAAAGCAAACAAGTTAACATTTTTAGATAGCGATGATATGGGTACTTCGGGAGGGCCTGGGTTATATCCAAGGGTAAATGATTGCGCCTGGCATCCGAGAGGTTTTCATTTTATGATTGCGTGTTCAAATCAGGTTGATTTAGATCAAGCCCGATTATACAGTTTTAATGGCTCATCAATTACTCTTGTTTCTTCGCAAGATAATGGGAATGCTGCCGTTAGTACAGAATTTATGCCAGATGGTTCGCATTTTGTGTTGGCACAAGTTAATGCTGCTGCTACTGCTTATGTCATCAATATGTTTAGATTTAACACAACATCATTTACTCTTGTTGATACTCTGACATACGGAGGAAAGCCTTATGTTCGTTGGAGCCCTGATGGACAAAATTTAGTTGCTGGAGGAGCGTTTCCAAGTAGTGGTGGCGAATTGAAATTGTATCAATTTACAAGGCCTAGTACTCTGACTGAAGTAACAAGTTACGATTACGGGGCAGGTGCTTCCATTAATAGTGTTGCTTGGAGTAGAGATAGTAAATATATAGCGATTGGCGGGGATACTCCTGGTGCTGGGCACGATGAGATTGAGGTTTATTCAGTTTATTATCGTTTTGATACATCAACACAAGCATTAACCAACGGTCTGATTTTAGGCAAATCTGCCTCTGGTGCAACATTCGATTTGGATACGTATGTCTTAAGTGGTGCCACCGTTAACTTGGCAGGGCAGCTGATGTACGATTCAACAAGTTAG
- a CDS encoding HD domain-containing protein yields MKNVFSFLNDLKILVPIIQRIKQAGGVAYLVGGSVRDLVLDLPVKDIDIEVHALALEQLEKVLEQFGKTELVGKQFGVLRISQLNVDWSLPRTDSVGRKPEVVINPNMDIKQALRRRDVTMNAMAIDLNELADHFDALQKKSESGARYDALFTIIDPYHGLEDMANKRLRAVDKDLFLEDPLRFFRVMQFLGRFEMQPDAELQEICRVMVLHDAVTSFDPSPFDKLREGGSGQAGRAFSPEHPELVEGRGIRMTGLARERIFEEIKKLLLKARRPSLGFRWLASLGRLKELFPELYALIGVAQRPDFHPEGDVFEHTMQALDAAAVLHDYQATENMSAEDEKLMIMLATLCHDLGKAVTTDENLSCHGHDDAGEPLAYELLKRVTDNVFLLKAVCKLVRNHMRPFTLARDKSSPRAYKRLALALAPELSMRQIALLALADTRGRNAASHEPLTEFIQEYDDFLEASARARVTHAPEKPVLLGRHLLGLVPPGPAMGALLDAAYQIQIDEGITDVEELKRRVLNQ; encoded by the coding sequence ATGAAGAACGTTTTTTCATTTTTAAATGATCTAAAAATTTTGGTGCCAATCATACAACGTATCAAGCAGGCTGGTGGAGTGGCGTATTTGGTGGGAGGGAGTGTGCGAGATTTAGTACTCGACTTGCCCGTAAAAGATATTGATATTGAAGTGCATGCATTAGCTCTTGAGCAGCTGGAAAAGGTGCTGGAGCAGTTTGGTAAAACAGAGCTTGTTGGCAAGCAATTTGGTGTGCTGCGCATCTCGCAGTTAAATGTCGACTGGTCGCTGCCGCGCACCGACAGTGTGGGTCGCAAGCCGGAGGTCGTAATAAATCCTAACATGGATATTAAGCAGGCATTGCGCCGGCGTGATGTAACCATGAATGCCATGGCCATCGATTTAAACGAGTTGGCTGACCATTTTGATGCGTTGCAAAAAAAATCTGAATCTGGTGCTAGGTATGATGCGTTGTTTACGATAATTGATCCGTATCACGGGCTTGAAGATATGGCCAATAAACGTTTGCGTGCGGTAGATAAAGATCTCTTTTTAGAAGATCCGTTGCGCTTTTTTAGAGTGATGCAATTTCTTGGACGCTTTGAAATGCAACCAGATGCTGAATTGCAGGAGATTTGCCGGGTCATGGTTTTGCACGATGCAGTCACGTCCTTCGACCCTTCGCCCTTCGACAAGCTCAGGGAGGGCGGGTCAGGGCAGGCGGGAAGGGCCTTTAGTCCCGAGCATCCTGAGCTTGTCGAAGGACGAGGGATCAGGATGACCGGGTTGGCACGTGAGCGCATTTTTGAAGAGATAAAAAAATTATTGCTCAAAGCGCGTCGCCCTTCGCTTGGCTTTCGTTGGTTGGCAAGTCTTGGTCGGCTTAAAGAGCTTTTCCCTGAGTTGTATGCGCTGATTGGCGTTGCCCAACGTCCAGACTTTCATCCGGAGGGTGATGTGTTTGAACACACCATGCAAGCGCTTGATGCTGCCGCTGTGCTGCATGATTATCAAGCAACCGAAAACATGTCGGCTGAAGATGAAAAATTAATGATCATGTTGGCAACGTTGTGCCACGATTTGGGCAAAGCAGTAACAACTGATGAAAATCTTTCATGCCATGGCCATGACGATGCCGGTGAGCCGTTGGCATATGAATTATTAAAGCGTGTGACAGACAATGTGTTTTTACTTAAAGCTGTGTGCAAGCTGGTGCGTAATCACATGCGGCCGTTTACGCTTGCGCGCGACAAGTCTTCACCAAGAGCGTACAAGCGTTTGGCGCTAGCCTTGGCGCCAGAATTAAGTATGCGTCAAATCGCATTGTTGGCACTGGCCGACACGCGCGGACGTAACGCGGCTTCGCACGAGCCGTTGACTGAGTTCATTCAAGAGTATGATGATTTTTTGGAGGCAAGTGCTCGGGCACGGGTAACGCATGCACCAGAAAAGCCGGTGTTGTTGGGTAGGCATTTACTTGGTCTTGTGCCACCAGGGCCAGCAATGGGAGCGTTGCTTGACGCTGCATATCAGATTCAAATTGATGAAGGGATTACTGATGTTGAAGAGCTCAAGCGGCGGGTACTAAATCAGTAG
- a CDS encoding VOC family protein — MMKSGELIIVVESVEKAVKFYTEKLAFDVTYLETKKDDPSALFCARLKKGKCMLQLRAPHVEELADFSFIKRCASRSVGLYIELKTGIEKYYDRCKKKKITIVTELKSVDNGMREFSIRDPFGVRLIFVQEKEGHVAKPSTNFFGLQIQESDLAEYKRGGTDFLDRMVAQLKSYGILRRAAKKYAKLRLKSLIKKK; from the coding sequence ATGATGAAGTCTGGAGAATTAATTATTGTTGTAGAGTCTGTTGAAAAAGCTGTTAAGTTTTATACTGAAAAGCTTGCTTTTGACGTTACGTACCTTGAAACAAAAAAAGATGATCCAAGCGCGCTGTTTTGTGCACGCCTTAAAAAGGGGAAGTGCATGCTCCAGTTGCGCGCACCGCACGTTGAAGAACTGGCGGACTTCAGCTTCATCAAACGATGCGCAAGCCGCAGCGTTGGTTTGTACATTGAACTTAAAACCGGTATTGAAAAATACTACGATCGCTGCAAAAAAAAGAAGATCACCATAGTCACTGAACTCAAGTCTGTTGATAACGGCATGCGCGAATTTTCTATCCGCGACCCTTTTGGTGTGAGACTGATTTTTGTTCAAGAAAAAGAAGGCCACGTAGCAAAACCTTCAACAAACTTCTTTGGGCTCCAAATTCAAGAAAGTGATTTGGCTGAGTACAAACGAGGCGGCACAGACTTTCTTGATCGCATGGTTGCTCAACTTAAAAGCTACGGTATTTTGCGTCGTGCGGCTAAAAAATATGCCAAGCTTCGCTTGAAGAGCCTCATTAAAAAGAAATAA
- the rpsT gene encoding 30S ribosomal protein S20, with product MANIKSAKKRALTNEKKRKQNVARRTALKTTARKIADALANNSVSEARELFKQAESSIARAAGKGVLKKNTASRKISRLAKKIAAAERTPAVA from the coding sequence ATGGCAAACATCAAGTCTGCTAAAAAAAGAGCATTGACCAACGAGAAAAAACGTAAACAAAACGTAGCACGTCGCACGGCACTCAAAACTACCGCACGTAAAATTGCTGATGCGTTGGCTAACAATTCAGTAAGTGAGGCACGCGAACTTTTCAAACAAGCTGAATCTTCAATTGCACGCGCTGCGGGCAAAGGCGTTTTGAAAAAAAACACCGCTTCACGCAAAATTAGCAGACTAGCAAAAAAAATTGCTGCAGCAGAAAGAACACCCGCTGTTGCGTAA
- the rpmB gene encoding 50S ribosomal protein L28: MANICMACDKRPRTANNVSNANNRTGRWLYPNVHTMRYTFKGERNVHRGSICTKCVKSGKVEKVI; this comes from the coding sequence ATGGCAAATATTTGTATGGCATGCGACAAGCGTCCACGCACTGCTAACAACGTCAGTAACGCAAACAACAGAACAGGACGTTGGCTCTATCCAAACGTTCACACCATGCGCTACACATTTAAAGGCGAGCGTAACGTACATCGCGGCAGCATTTGCACAAAATGTGTAAAAAGCGGAAAAGTTGAAAAAGTAATTTAA
- the ftsH gene encoding ATP-dependent zinc metalloprotease FtsH, whose translation MSKNKKQGPFKSMPPRLPGKGPNALWLLIALLSLGMLYLFWYNSMNRDLETVSYSKILTHIEQNDIKTLKIQDQYVQGEYQDGKRFIGYVAPTAHFWDLLNKHNVNVEVFPRDRNTWGYYFFALLPLIFLLMFFFYFRQSQGGGGGGGGKIFSVGKSKARFFSPNTITTTFKDVAGIEEAKEDLHDIVSFLKNPERFEKLGAKIPRGVLLSGAPGNGKTLLAKAVAGEASCPFFSISGSDFVEVFVGVGASRVRDLFTQARQHAPCIVFIDEIDAVGRQRGIGLGGGNDEREQTLNQLLAEMDGFSTEHGQVIVVAATNRPDVLDKALLRPGRFDRIVEVPYPDLKSRKEILEVHAKKIKLDPSVSLEKIARGTPGFSGADLENLINEAALLASKTNETTVQTANFEKARDKILLGAERKTLIFTDKEKKMTAYHEAGHTLLNLLQPVETDPFHKVTIIPRGRALGVSWSLPERDKYSQTSSEMLARIVVCFGGLLAEKMIFNDQTSGVSNDLEQASKIARSMVRRFGMSELGPIDYNLSQEHPYLGRDMQNIKEFSEKTAERIDREVEKIMQQCYDKGSQLLTDNKDKLELLAETLLEKETLLAQEVYELLGIQPRETHTF comes from the coding sequence ATGAGTAAAAATAAAAAGCAAGGCCCATTCAAGTCAATGCCTCCGCGACTTCCTGGCAAAGGCCCTAATGCTTTGTGGCTGTTAATTGCACTTTTGAGCTTGGGCATGCTGTATCTGTTTTGGTACAACAGCATGAACCGAGATTTGGAAACCGTTTCTTATTCAAAAATTTTGACACATATTGAGCAGAACGACATTAAGACATTAAAAATCCAAGATCAGTATGTTCAAGGCGAATATCAAGACGGCAAACGTTTTATTGGCTACGTTGCACCAACAGCACATTTCTGGGATCTGCTCAACAAACACAACGTAAATGTTGAAGTGTTTCCACGAGACAGAAACACTTGGGGCTACTATTTCTTTGCCTTGCTTCCGTTAATCTTCTTGCTCATGTTCTTCTTCTACTTCCGTCAAAGCCAAGGTGGTGGCGGCGGTGGTGGGGGCAAAATCTTTAGCGTTGGCAAAAGCAAAGCCCGCTTCTTTTCGCCAAACACGATCACTACTACCTTTAAAGATGTTGCCGGCATTGAAGAGGCCAAAGAAGATCTGCATGATATTGTTTCGTTCTTAAAAAACCCTGAACGGTTTGAAAAACTTGGTGCCAAAATTCCTCGGGGCGTATTGCTGAGCGGCGCTCCCGGTAACGGTAAAACTCTCCTGGCAAAAGCAGTAGCTGGTGAAGCAAGCTGCCCATTCTTTAGCATCAGCGGCTCAGACTTTGTAGAAGTTTTTGTGGGCGTGGGCGCTTCTCGCGTGCGTGACCTGTTTACACAGGCCCGCCAACATGCTCCTTGCATAGTCTTTATTGACGAAATTGACGCAGTTGGCCGTCAACGAGGTATTGGCCTTGGCGGCGGTAACGACGAGCGCGAGCAAACACTCAACCAACTCCTGGCTGAAATGGACGGCTTTAGCACCGAACACGGCCAAGTAATTGTTGTTGCAGCAACCAACCGCCCCGACGTTTTAGACAAAGCACTCTTACGTCCTGGCCGCTTCGACCGTATTGTTGAAGTACCCTACCCAGATCTGAAGAGCAGAAAAGAAATCTTGGAAGTACACGCAAAAAAAATTAAACTTGATCCAAGCGTTAGTTTAGAAAAAATTGCACGTGGCACCCCAGGCTTTAGCGGAGCTGACCTAGAAAACCTCATTAATGAAGCAGCCCTACTGGCTTCAAAAACTAATGAGACCACTGTTCAAACGGCAAACTTTGAAAAGGCACGCGACAAAATATTGCTGGGCGCCGAACGCAAAACCTTAATCTTTACCGACAAAGAAAAGAAAATGACGGCATACCACGAAGCCGGCCATACGTTGCTCAACTTGTTACAACCGGTTGAAACCGATCCGTTCCACAAAGTCACCATTATTCCTCGCGGCCGCGCGCTGGGGGTTTCTTGGTCACTACCTGAACGAGACAAATATTCACAAACAAGCAGCGAAATGTTAGCACGCATTGTTGTCTGCTTTGGCGGCTTGTTGGCTGAAAAGATGATTTTTAACGATCAAACCAGTGGCGTTTCTAACGATCTTGAACAAGCAAGTAAAATTGCCCGCTCTATGGTGCGTCGCTTTGGTATGTCTGAACTGGGACCAATTGATTACAATCTTTCTCAAGAACACCCGTACCTGGGTCGCGACATGCAGAATATTAAGGAATTTTCTGAAAAGACCGCAGAGCGCATAGACCGCGAAGTTGAAAAAATTATGCAGCAATGCTACGATAAAGGTAGCCAGTTGCTCACTGATAACAAGGACAAACTTGAGCTCCTGGCAGAAACGTTGCTTGAAAAAGAGACCCTGCTGGCTCAGGAAGTTTATGAGCTTTTGGGCATTCAACCACGAGAAACCCACACTTTTTAG
- a CDS encoding TonB C-terminal domain-containing protein, with the protein MNNSLTSRHFLISLAVHVAIILVCYLGPGDSVIHKKFLVLGAHSKKASHTAYKSMQAVPFVDPTKQQVTQPVVQKPIVQAKKIEEISKVIEQKKAPEPKPKPTPKLKPTTLQKELPKKEIKPVAKKEPEPKKIVQAPKPIPAPIPVPVPVTAQQEQACPPELQVRKHEERRGEPIHLVYGDHQDEQARAYQKSIQRTISKLWQPPIGVPKGTECSLMFVVGKQGSVEKFELLQRSEILVYDLSIVRVAQQFKFHRHLWGKKFTVNFRQ; encoded by the coding sequence ATGAATAATTCACTGACCAGTCGTCATTTTCTTATATCGCTCGCCGTTCATGTGGCAATAATTTTGGTTTGCTACCTTGGCCCGGGCGATAGCGTTATTCACAAAAAATTTCTTGTGCTCGGCGCTCATTCAAAAAAAGCAAGCCATACTGCTTACAAAAGTATGCAGGCAGTGCCGTTTGTAGACCCAACTAAACAACAAGTCACACAACCAGTTGTTCAAAAACCAATTGTACAGGCAAAAAAAATTGAAGAAATTTCAAAAGTAATTGAACAAAAAAAAGCTCCTGAACCAAAACCCAAGCCTACGCCCAAACTAAAGCCAACAACACTGCAAAAAGAGCTGCCAAAAAAAGAAATAAAACCTGTCGCAAAAAAAGAACCTGAACCAAAGAAAATCGTACAAGCTCCTAAGCCTATTCCGGCACCAATTCCTGTCCCTGTACCTGTTACAGCTCAACAAGAACAAGCCTGCCCTCCGGAGCTACAAGTGCGCAAGCACGAAGAGCGCAGGGGGGAACCAATTCATTTAGTTTATGGCGACCACCAGGACGAGCAAGCACGGGCGTATCAAAAAAGTATCCAACGAACTATTTCCAAACTGTGGCAACCACCCATTGGCGTACCCAAAGGTACAGAATGTTCGCTCATGTTTGTTGTTGGCAAGCAAGGTTCAGTTGAAAAATTCGAACTATTGCAACGTTCTGAAATTTTAGTTTACGATCTCAGCATTGTACGCGTCGCGCAACAGTTTAAATTTCATCGACATCTGTGGGGAAAGAAATTTACCGTCAATTTCAGGCAGTAG
- a CDS encoding biopolymer transporter ExbD, whose protein sequence is MKKPKRRHLTLPEISLTPLIDTALTLLIIFIVTAPMVQNGIKVNLPQGKSKEAGNQQELVVTLNKKNELYFNSYPVKKEELVTTVQKALEGKDDTPIYVRADQTVSYGNVIEIVDNLKQAGVKYVAMSTQPSTGK, encoded by the coding sequence ATGAAAAAGCCCAAACGTCGCCATCTTACGCTGCCCGAAATCTCGCTCACGCCGCTGATTGATACGGCTTTAACCCTGCTCATCATTTTTATTGTTACCGCACCAATGGTTCAAAATGGCATTAAAGTTAACCTACCACAAGGCAAAAGCAAAGAGGCGGGTAACCAACAAGAACTGGTAGTCACGCTCAACAAAAAAAATGAGTTATACTTCAACAGCTATCCGGTAAAAAAAGAAGAGCTGGTAACAACCGTACAAAAAGCACTTGAAGGCAAAGATGACACGCCCATTTACGTGCGCGCCGATCAAACGGTTTCGTATGGCAATGTTATAGAAATTGTAGACAACTTAAAACAAGCGGGCGTTAAGTACGTTGCCATGTCAACACAACCATCAACCGGAAAATAA
- a CDS encoding MotA/TolQ/ExbB proton channel family protein, with product MFNIFKSPIWHLIGISDWISKYVILLGLFILSIVCIAIVIYKTMLFIEQKKLMNALMRRIKQAKNLQDLATLAHEFKKCAGGKFLEHGLLQLKNIVEKKQHPTQPSDAAPRLSPKELERFELFLAQEVGNILHEEEAYLPILATSATASPLIGLFGTIWGLIHSFVSISQEKAADISVVAPGIAAALLTTLAGLVVAIPAMIAFHYFSTQLRSLDVELEHVHDLFLMLVTQQFVA from the coding sequence ATGTTCAATATTTTCAAATCACCAATCTGGCATTTGATCGGCATTTCCGACTGGATTAGCAAATATGTTATCTTGCTCGGCCTCTTTATTCTTTCTATCGTTTGTATCGCAATTGTTATTTATAAAACAATGCTCTTTATAGAACAAAAAAAACTCATGAACGCGCTGATGCGCCGTATAAAACAAGCAAAAAATTTACAAGATTTGGCAACACTTGCTCATGAATTTAAAAAATGTGCGGGCGGCAAATTTTTGGAACACGGTCTTCTGCAACTCAAAAACATTGTAGAAAAAAAACAACACCCAACGCAACCCAGCGACGCAGCTCCACGCTTATCACCAAAAGAACTTGAGCGCTTTGAACTCTTTTTGGCACAAGAAGTTGGTAACATTTTGCATGAAGAAGAAGCATACTTGCCAATTTTGGCAACCAGTGCTACTGCCTCTCCACTGATTGGTTTGTTTGGCACCATCTGGGGTCTCATTCATTCTTTTGTAAGCATCAGTCAAGAAAAAGCAGCCGACATTTCTGTGGTAGCACCCGGCATTGCAGCAGCATTATTAACCACGTTGGCAGGCTTGGTAGTAGCAATACCAGCTATGATTGCGTTTCACTATTTTTCAACCCAATTACGCTCGCTTGACGTTGAACTTGAACATGTACATGACCTCTTTTTAATGCTAGTTACCCAACAATTTGTTGCGTAA